A window of the Deinococcus gobiensis I-0 genome harbors these coding sequences:
- a CDS encoding roadblock/LC7 domain-containing protein — MLAELTQLVTDVNGAWAAAIGGLDGLLVEGHAQADTDLNLLVAEHAGILRAANAAYDQTLGGGLARELYVRGESLSVFLQPIGSDFFLLLALDGRSNLGQARLYGRDAARRLEAQL, encoded by the coding sequence ATGCTTGCTGAACTGACACAGTTGGTCACGGACGTGAACGGAGCCTGGGCGGCGGCTATCGGCGGGCTTGACGGCCTGCTGGTCGAAGGGCACGCGCAGGCCGACACGGACCTGAACCTGCTGGTCGCCGAACACGCGGGTATCCTGCGCGCGGCGAACGCCGCCTACGACCAGACGCTCGGCGGCGGCCTGGCGCGCGAACTGTACGTGCGCGGCGAGAGCCTGAGCGTCTTTTTGCAGCCGATCGGCAGCGACTTTTTCCTGCTGCTGGCCCTGGACGGCCGCAGCAACCTCGGGCAGGCCCGGCTGTATGGCCGGGACGCGGCCCGGCGACTCGAAGCCCAACTCTGA
- a CDS encoding roadblock/LC7 domain-containing protein, protein MKLDPLRTLPGLVAAGLVGRDGLALETVGEGGEALAAELAALRAGAERVGRRLGAGTVSRFALTGDGVEILALTSGDYVLGAALTRGVDTRPAGQVLARLIQDLTLPEDADD, encoded by the coding sequence ATGAAACTTGATCCCCTGCGTACACTTCCCGGTCTCGTCGCCGCTGGCCTGGTGGGCCGCGACGGCCTGGCCCTCGAAACGGTCGGTGAGGGCGGCGAGGCCCTGGCGGCCGAACTCGCCGCCCTGCGGGCCGGTGCCGAGCGGGTCGGCCGCCGCCTGGGCGCAGGCACGGTCAGCCGATTCGCCCTGACCGGCGATGGGGTCGAAATCCTGGCCCTGACCTCGGGCGACTACGTGCTGGGCGCGGCCCTGACGCGCGGAGTAGACACCCGTCCCGCCGGGCAGGTCCTGGCCCGCCTCATCCAGGACCTCACGCTGCCCGAGGACGCCGATGATTGA
- a CDS encoding roadblock/LC7 domain-containing protein, translating into MIEAFLDVRGVRYAALVDEAGALVAHVGDVPAELDVAASARALLGSLQNAVGEPEWNDLLLDLGSGPLLLTPLGRQLLMTAFDDVANLGRVRFAVKRALGL; encoded by the coding sequence ATGATTGAGGCGTTCCTGGACGTGCGTGGCGTGCGCTACGCCGCCCTGGTGGACGAGGCGGGCGCCCTGGTCGCCCACGTCGGCGACGTGCCCGCCGAACTCGACGTGGCGGCCTCGGCGCGCGCGCTGCTGGGCAGCCTCCAGAACGCGGTGGGCGAACCGGAATGGAACGACCTGCTGCTCGACCTCGGCAGCGGCCCGCTGCTGCTCACGCCGCTGGGCCGCCAGCTCCTGATGACCGCCTTCGACGACGTGGCGAATCTGGGCCGCGTACGCTTCGCGGTCAAGCGTGCGCTGGGACTGTAG
- a CDS encoding PIG-L family deacetylase: MTSNPTPTLLAVFAHPDDEAFSVGGTLTHYARRGVRVVLACATRGEAGKITVPGMTVDDLGAQREQELREACRALEIPEPVFLDYHDSGRYERTRHDDPLALMNVNPLDVEVKLRALIEDVRPQVMVTFDPHGGYGHVDHLQIQRAATGAFFSTGHLPGGGPQRLYYTALSTEAARGLSRMGQDLDPLVYGVSEGTVAVQMDVTPYAANKRAALAAHGTQTGAESVMGKMSAEEREAMERQMLGREGFSVAGTRTAIATYPLRGLFDGLPGFGALDA; the protein is encoded by the coding sequence ATGACCTCCAACCCGACCCCTACCCTGCTCGCCGTCTTCGCGCATCCGGACGACGAGGCCTTCAGCGTCGGCGGCACCCTGACGCACTACGCCCGCCGGGGCGTGCGGGTGGTGCTGGCCTGCGCCACGCGCGGCGAGGCCGGCAAGATCACCGTGCCGGGCATGACGGTGGACGACCTCGGCGCGCAGCGTGAGCAGGAGCTGCGCGAGGCCTGCCGCGCCCTGGAGATTCCCGAGCCGGTCTTTCTGGACTACCACGACTCGGGCCGCTACGAGCGCACGCGCCATGACGACCCCCTGGCGCTGATGAACGTCAACCCGCTGGACGTGGAAGTCAAGCTGCGCGCCCTGATCGAGGACGTGCGGCCGCAGGTCATGGTGACCTTCGATCCGCACGGCGGCTACGGCCACGTGGACCACCTCCAGATCCAGCGCGCGGCCACCGGCGCTTTCTTCAGTACCGGGCACCTGCCGGGCGGCGGGCCGCAGCGCCTGTACTACACCGCCCTGAGCACCGAGGCGGCGCGCGGCCTGTCGCGCATGGGCCAGGACCTCGACCCGCTGGTGTACGGCGTGTCGGAGGGCACGGTGGCCGTGCAGATGGACGTGACCCCCTACGCCGCCAACAAGCGCGCCGCCCTGGCGGCCCACGGCACCCAGACCGGGGCCGAGAGCGTGATGGGCAAGATGTCGGCCGAGGAGCGCGAAGCGATGGAGCGCCAGATGCTCGGGCGCGAGGGGTTCAGCGTCGCGGGCACGCGCACGGCCATTGCGACCTACCCGCTGCGCGGGCTGTTCGACGGCCTGCCGGGCTTCGGGGCACTGGACGCCTGA
- a CDS encoding PQQ-binding-like beta-propeller repeat protein, whose protein sequence is MRTASALTLALLYAGADAQQNVPLRAAPQPVWTRDLKVISPISVSSGGDLTFVGSDARIRRTDASGKEKWAFAVGDLGRAQPVVTPQGDVLAASYDDTLYRLDAGGKLVWKLKLDGDIFASPALRPDGSVVAATANGTVYAVSPQGQALWTYKVGAPVFSSPAIGADGTVYFGAQNNRLQALTPEGRLKWSFAAGSLIFSSPALDAQGNVYFGSSDRKIYSLDAQGKLRWTRQTSLFVNASPIVTSGGLVVVGSYDGNVYAVNTSGEDEWVYPAGAPVAAPAAELSDGTVVVGDLSGTLHAIGPAGQALWTLKTGKKIDTGVAVSDAGTLYFSTEGGLLNALPKGRPLASGPWSTFRGVPDGWGRTLSAAETQARVQARRAAATATLAQTPLNPVQTPATRPPVAQTPTTPASPTPTATTPTRPQPAPTPATPAQPTRTPAQWAALASQGAQVIGGQVYLPLGPAASALGLNVALLTPRTATLSAPQGSAAQAGTSSPAGTVARAPVPVVYVARTPLVPLAALAGWPGVSARLLPGTGGGVQLTRAGQRTLFVLDLRRAVPFVAPPEFPAVIRR, encoded by the coding sequence ATGAGAACCGCCTCCGCCTTGACCCTGGCCCTCCTTTACGCGGGCGCCGATGCCCAACAGAACGTCCCGCTGCGCGCCGCCCCCCAGCCGGTCTGGACCCGTGACCTGAAGGTCATTTCGCCCATCAGCGTGAGCAGCGGCGGCGACCTGACCTTCGTCGGGAGCGACGCCCGTATCCGGCGCACCGACGCCTCCGGCAAGGAAAAGTGGGCCTTCGCGGTCGGCGACCTGGGCCGCGCGCAGCCGGTCGTGACCCCCCAGGGCGACGTGCTGGCCGCCTCCTATGACGACACCCTGTACCGCCTGGACGCCGGCGGCAAACTCGTGTGGAAACTCAAGCTCGACGGTGACATCTTCGCCAGCCCGGCACTGCGCCCCGACGGCAGCGTGGTGGCGGCGACGGCCAACGGCACGGTGTACGCGGTCAGTCCCCAGGGGCAGGCCCTGTGGACCTACAAGGTGGGCGCCCCCGTGTTCAGCAGCCCGGCCATCGGTGCGGACGGCACGGTCTATTTCGGGGCGCAGAACAACCGCCTCCAGGCCCTGACGCCCGAGGGCCGGCTCAAGTGGAGCTTCGCGGCCGGATCGCTGATCTTCAGCAGCCCGGCCCTCGACGCCCAGGGCAACGTGTACTTCGGGTCCAGCGACCGCAAGATCTACAGTCTCGACGCCCAGGGCAAGCTGCGCTGGACCCGCCAGACGAGCCTGTTCGTGAACGCCAGCCCCATCGTGACCTCGGGCGGGCTGGTCGTGGTGGGCAGCTACGACGGCAACGTGTACGCCGTCAACACCTCCGGCGAGGACGAGTGGGTCTATCCGGCGGGCGCGCCGGTCGCGGCTCCGGCGGCCGAGCTCAGCGACGGTACGGTGGTCGTGGGCGACCTCTCGGGCACCCTGCACGCCATCGGCCCGGCCGGGCAGGCCCTCTGGACCCTCAAGACCGGCAAGAAGATTGACACCGGGGTCGCCGTGAGTGACGCGGGCACGCTGTACTTCTCGACCGAGGGCGGGCTGCTCAATGCCCTGCCCAAGGGCCGGCCGCTGGCGAGCGGACCGTGGTCCACCTTCCGGGGCGTGCCCGATGGCTGGGGCCGTACCCTGAGCGCGGCCGAGACGCAGGCGCGCGTGCAGGCCCGCCGGGCAGCGGCGACGGCCACGCTGGCCCAGACCCCCCTGAACCCCGTTCAGACCCCGGCCACCCGCCCCCCGGTCGCCCAGACCCCCACGACACCCGCATCTCCGACCCCCACCGCCACCACCCCCACGCGGCCCCAGCCGGCCCCCACGCCGGCCACGCCCGCCCAGCCCACGCGCACCCCCGCCCAGTGGGCCGCGCTGGCGTCGCAGGGCGCGCAGGTCATCGGGGGGCAGGTCTACCTGCCGCTCGGCCCGGCCGCCTCGGCCCTGGGATTGAACGTGGCCCTGCTGACCCCGCGCACCGCGACCCTCAGTGCCCCCCAGGGCAGCGCGGCCCAGGCCGGTACGTCATCGCCGGCCGGCACGGTCGCCCGCGCGCCCGTACCGGTGGTGTACGTGGCCCGCACGCCGCTGGTGCCGCTGGCCGCGCTGGCGGGCTGGCCCGGCGTCTCGGCGCGGCTGCTGCCGGGCACGGGCGGCGGCGTGCAGCTCACGCGCGCGGGCCAGCGCACCCTGTTCGTGCTGGACCTGCGCCGGGCCGTGCCCTTCGTCGCGCCGCCCGAATTTCCGGCCGTCATCCGCCGCTGA
- a CDS encoding HD domain-containing protein produces the protein MFRRRPTLPPFVPGALLVGGAVRDWLRGVAPHDFDWAAPDPAAAARGLVAQRGGHVFALDEARGYWRVKLPDGTEHDFVPQPADVQEDLLRRDFTVNAMGLTAARDLLDPAGGRADLRAGRLRMVSEENLRADPLRAWRAARFMVTLGFKPDPETEAAVRRIAADLAAGTLPMPAAERVRDEMQALLAAPEAARGLLALENLGLLALTLPELREGQGVTQGGFHHLDVFGHGVEALHQLLARMPDAPLPLRWAALLHDVGKPRTLDRNPETGRRTFYGHDKVGAALTTQILTRLRLPGDEVKYAARLVGAHMAQLPADDQAARRFAHRRRDLLPDLLRVMLADREAARGKDSSPAGRYAYMLAMNRVLEALEAQPAAPAPLLSGEDVMGLLSLPPGPRVGEVLRALAEARAMGEVQTPEAARAWVRDWAAAHPAA, from the coding sequence ATGTTCCGCCGCCGCCCCACGCTGCCCCCCTTCGTTCCCGGCGCGCTGCTGGTCGGCGGCGCGGTACGCGACTGGCTGCGCGGCGTGGCCCCCCACGACTTCGACTGGGCCGCGCCCGACCCGGCGGCGGCGGCGCGCGGCCTGGTCGCCCAGCGGGGCGGTCACGTCTTCGCGCTGGACGAGGCGCGGGGGTACTGGCGGGTGAAATTGCCGGACGGCACCGAACACGACTTCGTGCCGCAGCCCGCCGACGTGCAGGAGGACCTGCTGCGGCGCGACTTCACCGTGAATGCGATGGGCCTGACCGCCGCGCGGGACCTGCTGGACCCGGCAGGCGGGCGGGCCGACCTGCGCGCGGGCCGCCTGCGGATGGTGTCGGAGGAGAACCTGCGCGCCGACCCGCTGCGGGCCTGGCGCGCGGCGCGCTTCATGGTGACGCTGGGGTTCAAGCCTGACCCCGAGACCGAGGCCGCCGTGCGCCGGATCGCGGCCGACCTCGCGGCAGGCACGCTGCCCATGCCGGCGGCCGAGCGGGTGCGCGACGAGATGCAGGCCCTGCTCGCCGCCCCGGAGGCGGCGCGCGGCCTGCTGGCCCTGGAAAATCTGGGCCTGCTGGCCCTGACCCTGCCGGAGCTGCGCGAGGGCCAGGGCGTCACGCAGGGGGGCTTTCACCACCTCGACGTGTTCGGGCACGGCGTCGAGGCGCTGCACCAGCTCCTGGCGCGCATGCCCGACGCCCCGCTGCCGCTGCGCTGGGCCGCGCTGCTGCACGACGTGGGCAAGCCGCGCACCCTGGACCGCAACCCCGAGACGGGCCGGCGCACCTTCTACGGCCACGACAAGGTGGGCGCGGCCCTGACCACCCAGATCCTCACGCGCCTGAGGTTGCCCGGCGACGAGGTGAAGTACGCCGCGCGGCTCGTCGGGGCGCATATGGCCCAGTTGCCGGCCGACGACCAGGCCGCCCGGCGCTTCGCCCACCGCCGCCGTGACCTGCTGCCCGACCTCCTGCGCGTGATGCTCGCCGACCGCGAGGCGGCGCGGGGCAAGGACAGCTCGCCCGCCGGGCGCTACGCCTACATGCTCGCCATGAACCGCGTGCTGGAGGCCCTGGAGGCGCAGCCCGCCGCGCCCGCGCCGCTGCTGAGCGGCGAGGACGTGATGGGTCTGCTCTCGCTGCCCCCCGGCCCCCGCGTAGGTGAGGTGCTGCGCGCCCTGGCCGAGGCGCGGGCGATGGGCGAAGTGCAGACCCCCGAAGCCGCCCGCGCCTGGGTGCGGGACTGGGCGGCGGCCCACCCGGCGGCCTAG